In Pieris rapae chromosome 6, ilPieRapa1.1, whole genome shotgun sequence, the sequence CTCTTAGCTGTTTTAGATAGTAAGTGTACACTAATTCATGAGGTAAgaactacatatttttaatataatactattattgctaagctttaaagaaaacaaccttttaagtttgtatttataatcataCTTAACGACTACATCCATCCATGGACAttcgtaatttttaaaataattactaatgaTACAGGAATTataatgttacataaaaattttagaCGTGccgaataaaaaactttaaaatattactatctttttatttgtgatttttGAGAGAGCAGCATTACAAATTTGCATTGATGAAGCCGAGGAAGGAGGTTACTCTAGCATAGGCAGCAGGGAAGCCAATATCACAGCCCAGAGCGATACCAAAGGACGTGGCACCAATCTGGAAAAGATTTTATCCGTTATTACAGttgcaaaaatgtatattacagaatatacctaggtaacactgaaaatgtttagtaaatgaaaaacggcttgAATGTTGAAAGTtaccaatacttttattgtttttcgaagtaatctccaTTCCTCTCAACACAGTGTggcattcgatggaaccactgagaaaaaCAGTGGACCCATTCTTTTTTAAGGGTCtcttctatggcattttcgtacgctttcaccgcatcttcAGGGCGCGTAAAGCGAATACCTTGAATTGTATTTTGAGTTCCtgggaataaatgaaagtcgcaGGGTGCCAGGTCAGGACTGTATGGCGAATGACTCATTACCTCGACTCCtgccatagtcaaatattcatCAGTCCGTTTTGCGGAGTGCGCTAAAGAATTGCCGTGGTGAAGGAGGATCCTTAATTTTCCCCTCCCTGAATTTTTTCCAAGACAACAGGCAAACAGAATTTCACCAGTGAGCACCGGAGTATCACcagaaaaatatacttaccAAAACACGCCTCCCGCCTCTCCGAACTACAAGTGGACCACCAGAGTCACCCTGGCAGGTACTAGTTCCTCCAAGTCCGCTGGTGCAAATCGTGGAATCTACCACGTGTATAGGGAAGAAGGAACTGCAAACATCATTGGAAAGTACGCGGAGAGTGACGTGGTTCAGAGATTGGTTTTGATGAAGATTTCCGCCTGAAATATATCcagtttaaatgtatttacattgTAATGAATGATGATAATACTATTAATGTACAAATTTGTAAGTGTCATGTTTCAAGCGATGATCTATACGAGATGCAAGCAGTTTAGTTATGTTGTATAAACAAACACGTTGTTTTTAGCTAATTATTGATAAgatataatgatttatattattattcatatatttatagccTATAGAGCTgaagtgtaaaaaaatattgtagattatTCTCTTACTATTTACAAGGGACAATATATTCGTATTActcataaaatttttgttttttggcgTCTTAAATTACTTTGGCGTCATAAATGAAGTATTGGCAAAATATAACGAAACACTTACCCGATACAGTTAATCCGTATCCAGAAGCTACAGCTTGTTCACCGGCGAAGTTTTCAAATGTTTCCAGTAAATTTGGTAGAGACACAGGGCTAATAtaatctgaaatatttatatcctatacataaaatacacagctatatttttgtatgatccTCATACAAATTCTAACAATAACGTTAGGTCAGGTTTTCTGTTGTAAtgcaatttctttaatatattaggtaatattgTCTTTGTATACATAGTTTAGGTTACCTGTAAAGGCAATGTTTTCCGGAAGAGTAACAACAGCGACGTCATTGCGGGCTAGTAATGGGAACCACAATTGGTGCATTACCACGTCTGAAGTCTGGATCCTGACTCCTCCATGGAAAAGGTATACGGAACCTAGGACGACTGTGAACCTCCAGGCTTGGTTGCGACCATCGTACCAACAGTGGGCAGCAGTTAGTACTTTGTTAGCAGAAAGAAGTGAACCTCCGCAGACACCCCGTCCCGTCATGTTCACAATATCAGAAATCATGCCAGCCTAAACAATAAACCCATTTATTGTTACCCTCACTAAATCATGCCAACCTATCTAAttctaacaaaacatattacatGGCATCGatttattgtacatatttccaaaatcaatatttacgtAAATGTTTGATATGACTTAAATGATTCAAAAAGTGATTTCAGCATCGTGGACAGCAAGAACCTGACACCGAGTTAtgtaatataagaaatttcCGTTGATATCCGTTGGagacgttttatttaaatttataccaatgtaaaataataggggagacgataaatattaactattgaTAGgtaattgattttgattgtTTCAAAGAaagattaaatacaaaaatacttagATGTTTTTTTGTTCTCGGCGTGGCCTTGAGATATGGCCTTTTCATACTCACTTGATAAGGATAGTCTCCAAGCTCTGCAGCTTCGCCTCCTACAATCCTTCCTGAGAGGTTGTTTACGGCAGCATCTTCAGCTTTTTGAAGTTTCTCTGCAAATGGGATCGCGTATTTTGAAATGTATCCGTACGGAGACAAATCATCTAAACTTTCCGCACATGCAAAAGGCAGGATCAGCAAAGCCACGAACAACTtcattttgaatgttttaaaaattaatagtaatatcaTCTTTTATAGGTTAATCGATATCGGTAATTgtgataatattaaagatacGATGATGGATTTAGTACGTATTATTTACTAATCGACTTTAGTAGCTTAGCTTGACCGACTAATTTGGACtaggtatatttaatactttatttatgaacattagtaaaattttaaaatttctaaaattttactaatacTGCTTCTTTTCTAACTTCATTACTGAATGTCGTGCTGAAGTAGcatgcccagcactagtcccaggccctttatcaactagataatcactaactttatagttaCAAGTTTTACACcgcttttctttataatacatttcttaaatttattaaaaggcagagataaaagagcctctgggattttattaaagaagagtatgcTACTTTCAAAATTGAATCACTAATTTTAGATAGCCTATTAAGGGGAAATTGcggcctgcgtttgttccgagtattgacattgtgcgaATGTTCTATTCTATCAGCATAGGATTGCATAGCGTAAGATAGGATAGCATAGCGTAGCAAAGGATAGGATAGCATAGCATAGCATAGCAGAGGTTAGCATAACAAAGGTTAGGATAGCATAGCATAGGATAGCACAGGATAGGATAGCATAGCATAGGATAGCATAGCATAGGATAGCATATCATAGGATAGCATAGCATAGCATAGGATAGCATACCTCCACACCACTCTATCCTTGTCTCACTGTATTAGGGATGTTGAAACCCATAATTGTCTGGTCAAACCAACGGGTAGGCGATTGACTCCTCCCTACCATTATCAACTTATCGAGACTATATGGTTCTCTGCTGGCTATACGGCTAAAGTAGCTGAGTACCCGTTTGGTTTGATAGTCGACAGTCTTGTGGTGATTTTGAGTTCAAAATCGAAACATTCTCTATCAATACCACATCTCGAATACCTgtcctattttttttagatccGCTGTCCGAATTGTCCAGGACTCTGATCCGTACCAAGATATAGAATATACCAAATTTCCGACGAGGCTCTTAGTAACAATCGTCACGTTTCTATTTTGCTTATGTTATATATGCGTTGGTACAATATAATAGTCAGATATGTAAGAACGGAAGAAGTGTGTAGAGTACAAAGGAAGTCAGTCGGAACCATACTACACTACAGTCAGGGTAGCAATCCCCACAAACATAATAAGTTTACtcgttttctttattacacaCTGCATGGCAGCGATTCCTGCTATACAACATCATTTGCCGTAGAGGAGGAGGAGAAAACgagagatatttatttaaggatctaatattatatattttattttgacattatcGTACTTAACTGTAAGGATaatgaatgtatttttgtgaaaaaataaataatgaacatATGCATAaattcgatatatttttttatttaatttaataaacgtcAGCCAACAGGACTGCACCCTAAACTTACTTCATATTTAAAGATAGTTTGCACTATAAGCTAATCTTTTTAGTGCAGATTTTCGATTGACCTACCtgtctatattattaaaaataggatatgttttaaaagaagGTCCTATATAACAAAGTGCTTTTTAAGAGTGATTCGTCTTTTAATCATTACCCAGAGGCGGTTAAGAACGTGAGCAACGTTCTGATTTcctaactaaataaaacaattaaggAATTCCGCCAAATGCAAATTGTGCCATATTCTTCTACtctatcttaaatttaatatatcatcTACCTTCATTTCtcgtattttatacaaattatgtttCCTTATTTATACTGGAAAAAACCTTCGCGGGGGCGAACGGACGAATAAacaaactaacaaataatGCATGATTAGATCGATTATTACAAGTTAATCACTGAACGATTGTACCTAAGatacaatttgttaaataatctaataagcattataataatacttaataattttaaatttatctaatcaatgttttaagaattaaCACATATTTAATTCGCTGATTAACATGAGATACTTATGGTAATTactattgattaatttactgtGCTGTTACAcacatacttaattttattaattcttgaTATGATAGTTGAATATCATATGATATGATACGTTTAAGTTTaaacgcaaatatttaatttgtaatttctttaaaaggtTGGACACAATAAATCGTGAAATACGTGATCAATTcaataatatcatatattttttaatttaatcgtaATCTGATTTTTTCTCTAAAGATTGGATGTAAATCAAACTTAAATCCAGATTCATATCCAATTTGAATCTGTGAAAGTTAGAACCGTAATGAAAAGTGTTTTGTTCGTATTCTAGAATGTTAACATAACTTATATCTGGAATGACTCTGTACTTAAACAGCAATACGTACAGCGATCTTTATCAAGTTTTTGTTGTTGAACCAAATCGAAAGTCTACGTCAGGATCGGTATCGCTGTCGCTATTGAAAGTTACAGAATAATGGCCCTGCCCTCTTGGTCTGACGAACCACATTTAAATTCCTTATAAAAGTTTGGTCATGGATGGTGCTAAGATTGATGAAGACACAAAAGCTTCAAATAGTATAAAGGCTATTCAGTAAAGagcgtaattttaaataaaaaatcacatttattaaaaataaatttattacattaaatttacaagtTACTATTAATAAAGTCCAAGAAAGATGTGACTCTGACGAAAGCAGCTGGGAAGCCAATAGTGCAACCCCATCGCGAACCGAAAGAGGTAATACCGACctgaaaaatgaataataaatttatttaatatacaattatacagTAAAATTGAACATTCCTGGGCTTCTTTTATAGCAGCCGGcagcaaaatatttaaaacggtTAAAGAATACATACCAAGATCTTTTTGCCGTTCTTAGTGACAACGAGGGGTCCACCAGAATCCCCACGGCATGTGCTCTTTCCACCAGCACCACTGATGCAGATGTTGGAATCGACTACATTAAGGGGGTAGGAGTTGCGGCAAACTTCGTTAGTGATCACTGGCACTGATACTCCACTCAAGAATTGGTCTCGGGAGAGGCCTACATCTGaaagtcaaattaattaaatgaccAGgacttataagtttaaatatgcgattaaatacaatgtatataCTTGTGAAAGTAgtatacgtttaattattttttattaacacttcgttacattacaatataaaaattgaacataattaaaagaaagcgagggcaactggcggccttatcgctttcgagcgatttcttccaggcaaccactagTTTAGTTGTGGCCAtagattgttttgttttggaaCCAGAATGGTGTGCGTAATGTTACCAGAtgaaaaaaacagaaattttaAGTTTCGTTTGACATTTGAAAAGATAAAATCGATtacaaaaattctttatattttggtACTTCTTATAACTTACTGTCCCCAGTAAGACCGTATCCAGAAGCCACAGCTGTCACTCCAGCAAAGTTGTCAAAGACGTCCAGGAATGAAGGTAAAGCGATCGGTGAAATGGTGTCTGTAAGTTGTtaacaaaatg encodes:
- the LOC123689260 gene encoding chymotrypsin-1-like; its protein translation is MKLFVALLILPFACAESLDDLSPYGYISKYAIPFAEKLQKAEDAAVNNLSGRIVGGEAAELGDYPYQAGMISDIVNMTGRGVCGGSLLSANKVLTAAHCWYDGRNQAWRFTVVLGSVYLFHGGVRIQTSDVVMHQLWFPLLARNDVAVVTLPENIAFTDYISPVSLPNLLETFENFAGEQAVASGYGLTVSGGNLHQNQSLNHVTLRVLSNDVCSSFFPIHVVDSTICTSGLGGTSTCQGDSGGPLVVRRGGRRVLIGATSFGIALGCDIGFPAAYARVTSFLGFINANL